Proteins found in one Arachis stenosperma cultivar V10309 chromosome 8, arast.V10309.gnm1.PFL2, whole genome shotgun sequence genomic segment:
- the LOC130944019 gene encoding psbP domain-containing protein 4, chloroplastic has translation MATALSTTCFLSWRNHHQVNIQPSPLQNGVQRASADSVSKGSCLTNEESQRCSTLSLVNRRAVLASGVCLLGFPGESFAVVKQGLLAGRIPGLSEPDENGWRTYRRPDDKSGGHGVGWSPIIPYAFRVPEEWEEVPVSIADLGGTEIDLRFANSKQGRLFVVVAPVLRFADNLGDDATIEKIGPPEKVINAFGPEMIGDNVEGKVLSSDVAEHDGRTYYQFELEPPHIFITATAAGNRLYLFGVTGSGLQWKRHYNDLKKIAESFRVV, from the exons ATGGCAACAGCCTTGTCCACAACCTGTTTTCTTTCCTGGAGGAACCACCATCAAGTGAATATACAACCCTCTCCATTACAAAATGGAGTTCAAAGAGCTTCAGCTGATTCAGTATCAAAGGGGAGTTGTTTGACCAATGAAGAAAGCCAGAGATGTTCCACTTTGTCTTTGGTGAACAGAAGAGCGGTTTTGGCTTCTGGGGTGTGCTTGTTGGGTTTTCCAGGGGAGAGTTTTGCGGTTGTGAAACAAGGTCTTCTGGCAGGGAGAATCCCTGGCCTGTCAGAGCCAGACGAAAATG GTTGGAGGACATACCGCAGGCCGGATGATAAGTCCGGTGGACATGGTGTTGGATGGAGTCCGATTATACCATACGCTTTCCGAGTACCTGAGGAATGGGAAGAG GTACCAGTATCAATAGCAGATCTTGGTGGCACTGAGATAGATTTGAGATTTGCAAACTCTAAGCAAGGGCGTCTGTTTGTCGTTGTTGCTCCTGTTCTTAGATTTGCTGATA ATCTTGGTGATGATGCTACAATAGAAAAAATCGGACCTCCAGAGAAAGTCATCAATGCATTTGGTCCGGAAATGATTGGGGACAATGTCGAGGGGAAGGTTCTAAGTTCAGACGTAGCAGAACACGATGGAAGAACATACTACCAGTTTGAGCTAGAGCCTCCTCATATTTTTATTACTGCTACTGCAGCAGGAAATCGCTTGTACTTGTTTGGTGTAACAGGCAGTG GTCTTCAGTGGAAGAGACACTACAACGATTTGAAGAAGATAGCCGAGTCTTTTCGAGTTGTATAA
- the LOC130944362 gene encoding putative transcription elongation factor SPT5 homolog 1 produces MSHRGMDDDDEEEYEEDEQVADFDEEAEEEEDDRGRGSGGRKRRRSDFIDDDAEEVDEDEEEEDDDDDYGGGGGRRRQNRKASASHFFDDIAEVDSDGEEEEEEGEDDFFVDNGNDIPEDNVSRSRLHRPLHEQDNEDFEALERHIQERYARRVESFDEEATDVEQQALLPSVRDPKLWMVKCQIGHERETAVCLMQKYIDKGAELQIRSAIALDHLKNYIYVEADKEAHVREAIKGLRNIYGASKITLVPIREMTDVLSVESKAIDLARDTWVRMKIGTYKGDLAKVVDVDNVRQRVTVKLIPRIDLQALANKLEGREVVKKKAFVPPPRFLNVDEARELHIRVEHRRDAYGERFDAIGGMMFKDGFLYKTVSIKSINAQNIKPTLNELEKFRKPGESGDSDVASLSTLFANRKKGHFMKGDAVIVVKGDLKKLKGWVEKVDEDNVHIRPELKGLPKTLAVNERELCKYFEPGNHVKVVTGAQEGATGMVVKVEQHVLILLSDTTKEHIRVFADDVVESSEVTTGITKIGDYELRDLVLLDNMDFGVIIRVESEAFQVLKGTADRPEVALVKLREIKCKVEKKINAQDKHKNTISVKDVVRVVEGPCHGKSGPVEHIFRGFLFIYDRHHLEHAGFICARAGSCVVVGGSRSSGDRNGDAYSRFPGLRTPPRIPQSPRRFSRGGPPIDSGGRHRGGRGHDGLAGATVKVRQGAYKGYRGRVIEVKGTTVRVELESQMKVVTVDRNHISDNVAVTPQRETRYSIGCETPMHPSRTPLHPYMTPMRDPGATPIHDGMRTPRRDRAWNPYTPMSPTRDWEDGNPGSWGTSPQSQAGSSPSRLYEAPTPGAGWGSTPGGNYNEAGTPHDSYVNVASPYLPSTPGGQPMTPNSAVYLPSTPGGPPMTPGTGGLDMMSPVLGGDNEGPWFMPDILVNVHRPGEESVGVIREVLPDGSCKVALGSSGNGETITALPNEMEAVVPRKSDKIKIMGGALRGSTGKLIGVDGTDGIVKVDDTLEVKILDLVILAKLAQP; encoded by the exons ATGAGTCACAGAGGAATGGACGACGATGATGAGGAGGAGTACGAGGAGGACGAGCAGGTAGCCGACTTCGATGAGGAGGcagaggaggaagaggacgaTAGGGGGCGCGGCAGCGGCGGCAGGAAGCGTCGGAGATCTGATTTCATCGATGATGATGCTGAGGAGGTGGATGaggatgaggaggaggaggacgatgACGATGATTATGGGGGTGGTGGCGGCCGCAGGCGCCAGAATAGGAAAGCCTCTGCTTCTCATTTCTTCGATGACATAGCGGAGGTGGATTCAGatggggaagaagaagaagaggaaggggaggacg ATTTCTTTGTTGATAATGGAAATGATATTCCTGAGGACAATGTCAGTAGGAGCAGACTTCATAGGCCTTTGCATGAGCAAGATAATGAAGATTTtgaagctttagaaagacacaTCCAGGAAAGATATGCAAGGCGTGTGGAATCTTTTGATGAAGAGGCTACAGATGTAGAACAGCAAGCTCTTTTGCCATCTGTTAGAGATCCAAAGCTGTGGATGGTGAAATGTCAG ATTGGTCATGAGAGAGAGACAGCTGTTTGCCTTATGCAAAAGTATATAGATAAGGGGGCTGAATTGCAAATCAGGTCAGCTATTGCCCTTGATCATCTTAAAAACTATATTTATGTGGAAGCAGATAAAGAGGCCCACGTGAGAGAG GCTATTAAGGGTTTAAGGAACATATATGGGGCGTCAAAAATAACACTAGTTCCAATAAGAGAAATGACGGATGTGCTGTCAGTTGAAAGCAAAGCAATTGATCTTGCCAGAGATACTTGGGTCAGAATGAAGATTGGCACATATAAAGGGGACCTTGCCAAG GTAGTTGATGTTGATAATGTGAGGCAGAGGGTTACGGTGAAACTGATTCCAAGGATAGACTTGCAGGCGCTTGCAAATAAACTG GAAGGTAgagaagttgtgaaaaagaagGCGTTTGTCCCTCCTCCTCGTTTTTTAAATGTTGATGAAGCTAG GGAACTGCATATTCGTGTCGAGCATAGACGTGATGCCTATGGGGAAAGATTTGATGCAATTGGAGGAATGATGTTTAAGGATGGATTCTTGTACAAAACTGTATCAATAAAATCCATCAATGCTCAAAACATCAAACCTACTTTGAATGAACttgaaaaatttcgaaaaccTGGTGAGAGTGGTGACAGCGATGTAGCAAGTCTGTCAACTTTGTTCGCTAACAGAAAGAAAGGCCATTTTATGAAAGGTGATGCTGTAATTGTTGTGAAGGGTGATTTGAAGAAGTTGAAGGGGTGGGTGGAGAAAGTAGATGAAGATAATGTTCATATAAGACCAGAATTGAAGGGTCTTCCT AAAACCCTTGCTGTAAATGAAAGGGAACTTTGTAAATATTTTGAACCTGGAAACCACGTTAAGGTTGTTACTGGTGCTCAAGAGGGTGCTACCGGCATGGTTGTGAAGGTGGAACAGCATGTATTGATTCTATTATCTGACACAACAAAAGAACAT ATCCGTGTGTTTGCAGATGATGTTGTGGAGAGTTCTGAAGTGACCACTGGAATTACAAAAATTGGGGACTATGAACTTCGTGATCTTGTATTGTTAGA TAATATGGACTTTGGTGTAATAATTCGTGTAGAAAGCGAGGCATTTCAG GTTCTTAAGGGGACTGCAGACAGGCCTGAAGTTGCACTTGTTAAATTAAGAGAGATTAAATGCAAGgtagagaagaaaataaatgCGCAGGATAAGCATAAGAATACAATCTCAGTAAAGGATGTTGTGCGAGTTGTCGAAGGTCCTTGCCAT GGAAAATCTGGTCCTGTGGAGCACATATTTAGGGGGTTCTTGTTCATCTATGATCGCCATCATCTTGAACATGCAGGCTTTATATGTGCTAGGGCTGGCTCGTGTGTGGTCGTTGGAGGTTCACGTTCGAGTGGTGACAGAAAC GGTGATGCCTACTCAAGATTCCCTGGCCTTAGAACTCCACCTCGTATTCCCCAGTCCCCAAGAAGGTTTTCACGAGGAGGGCCTCCAATTGATT CTGGAGGAAGGCACAGGGGTGGAAGAGGACACGATGGTTTGGCTGGTGCAACAGTCAAAGTACGCCAGGGTGCTTATAAAGGTTATCGTGGACGTGTAATAGAAGTTAAAGGCACAACAGTTCGGGTTGAATTGGAGTCCCAAATGAAGGTTGTGACGG TTGATCGCAACCATATATCGGATAATGTAGCTGTAACCCCACAGCG TGAAACTCGATATTCGATTGGATGTGAAACCCCAATGCATCCTTCTCGAACTCCCCTACATCCATATATGACCCCTATGAGAGATCCTGGAG CAACTCCTATACATGATGGAATGAGGACACCAAGGCGTGACCGGGCATGGAATCCTTATACCCCAATGAGTCCGACTAG GGACTGGGAAGATGGAAATCCAGGCTCATGGGGAACCAGCCCACAGTCCCAG GCAGGAAGCTCACCTTCACGGCTATATGAAGCCCCCACTCCTGGTGCTGGTTGGGGTAGCACTCCTGGCGGAAACTATAATGAGGCTGGAACACCGCATGACTCATACG TAAATGTTGCGAGCCCATATTTACCATCAACACCTGGTGGGCAGCCTATGACGCCAAATTCCGCGGTGTATCTTCCCAGCACCCCTGGAGGACCACCCATGACTCCAGGAACTGGTGGTCTGGACATGATGTCCCCAGTTTTAG GTGGGGACAATGAGGGGCCATGGTTTATGCCAGACATATTAGTTAATGTACATAGGCCAGGTGAAGAATCTGTTGGAGTTATAAGAGAGGTTCTTCCG GATGGGTCTTGCAAGGTAGCGCTTGGCTCAAGTGGAAATGGTGAAACGATAACTGCCCTTCCCAATGAAATGGAGGCCGTGGTGCCAAGGAAATCAGACAAAATAAAGATAATGGGTGGAGCATTGAGGGGGTCTACAGGCAAGTTGATTGGTGTAGATGGTACTGATGGTATTGTAAAGGTAGATGACACATTGGAAGTCAAGATTTTAGACCTAGTTATTTTGGCTAAATTAGCTCAACCATGA
- the LOC130945371 gene encoding pentatricopeptide repeat-containing protein At3g21470-like has protein sequence MQRFSLCTSTNNTLTYSSLLFSSIRNHISQGSHKCALLLYKQTRREGLYDPSVVPLLFKACVSLSILHHVKALHAESIKAGSHCDVFIGTALVGTYSKCGILGDSRKVFDTMPDRNVVTWNAMIGGYLRAGDKESASSMFEAMPEKTPVSWSQMIDGFARNGDTAAARRLFNKVPDEAKNVVTWTVMVDGYARNGDMEAAREIFEQMPIRNCFVWSSMICGYCKKGIVEEAGVIFERVPERNVEIWNSMIAGHVQNGFGEKALQLFEEMKGEGFEPDEFTVVSVLSACSQLGLLDAGKEIHNMIKQKGMRLSPFVVSGLVDMYAKCGDLANARLVFEASESIEKNIICWNAMISGFAINGKFHEVLECFGRLEESNIKPDSITCLIVLSACAHGGLVNEALEVAAKMERYGIEIGIRHYGCMVDLLGRAGRLKKAYDLIKRMPMKPNEAVFGALLGACRIHSDVQMAEQVMKLISASTVSSSDSLNVLLFNTYAASEKWEKCEQMRIRVDERIQKTPGCSSFIFSASSMFTWTK, from the coding sequence ATGCAAAGGTTTAGCCTTTGCACAAGTACTAACAATACATTAACGTACTCATCGCTCTTGTTTTCTTCCATAAGGAACCACATTAGTCAAGGTTCTCATAAATGTGCTCTTCTTCTGTATAAACAAACTCGCCGCGAAGGTCTCTATGATCCCAGCGTTGTCCCTTTGTTGTTCAAGGCTtgtgtttctctttcaattcttCACCACGTTAAGGCCTTGCATGCCGAGTCCATTAAAGCTGGTTCACATTGTGATGTGTTCATCGGAACAGCATTAGTAGGAACTTATTCAAAATGTGGTATCCTTGGGGACTCCCGCAAGGTGTTTGATACAATGCCTGACAGAAATGTTGTAACTTGGAATGCAATGATTGGTGGGTACTTGAGAGCTGGGGACAAAGAATCTGCCTCCTCAATGTTTGAGGCGATGCCGGAGAAGACTCCCGTGTCTTGGAGCCAGATGATTGATGGGTTTGCCAGGAACGGGGATACTGCTGCTGCTAGGAGGTTGTTCAATAAGGTTCCGGACGAGGCAAAGAACGTAGTGACGTGGACTGTGATGGTTGATGGGTATGCTAGGAATGGGGATATGGAAGCTGCCAGGGAGATCTTTGAACAGATGCCAATTAGGAACTGCTTTGTGTGGTCATCTATGATTTGTGGTTATTGCAAGAAGGGCATTGTCGAGGAGGCTGGGGTGATTTTCGAGCGCGTTCCAGAACGCAACGTGGAGATTTGGAATTCAATGATTGCTGGGCATGTCCAGAATGGATTTGGTGAAAAAGCACTGCAGCTTTTTGAGGAAATGAAGGGTGAAGGGTTTGAACCGGATGAATTCACTGTTGTTAGTGTTTTATCTGCATGTTCTCAGCTGGGACTCTTGGATGCCGGTAAGGAAATCCATAACATGATAAAGCAGAAAGGGATGAGGTTGAGTCCCTTTGTTGTGAGTGGATTGGTTGACATGTATGCAAAATGTGGGGACCTGGCCAATGCAAGGTTGGTATTTGAAGCATCAGAGTCCATTGAGAAGAACATCATCTGCTGGAACGCAATGATTTCAGGCTTTGCCATCAATGGAAAATTCCATGAAGTCCTTGAGTGTTTTGGCAGATTGGAGGAATCAAATATAAAGCCTGATTCAATCACCTGTCTCATTGTGCTCTCTGCTTGTGCTCATGGTGGTTTGGTTAATGAGGCTTTGGAAGTAGCAGCTAAAATGGAAAGATATGGAATTGAAATAGGAATTAGACATTATGGATGCATGGTTGACCTATTGGGAAGAGCAGGGAGGTTAAAGAAGGCTTATGACTTGATAAAGAGAATGCCAATGAAACCGAATGAAGCTGTTTTTGGGGCACTGCTTGGTGCATGCCGGATTCATTCAGACGTGCAAATGGCAGAACAAGTAATGAAATTAATCAGTGCAAGCACTGTTTCAAGTTCTGATTCTCTCAATGTGCTTCTGTTCAATACCTATGCAGCTTCTGAAAAATGGGAGAAATGTGAACAGATGAGGATCAGAGTAGATGAAAGAATTCAAAAAACACCTGGGTGCAGTTCATTCATCTTCAGTGCTTCGTCCATGTTCACTTGGACAAagtaa
- the LOC130946651 gene encoding bidirectional sugar transporter SWEET1 has product MEIAHFLFGIFGNASALFLFLSPVITFKRIICNKSTEKFSGVPYVMTLLNCLLSAWYGLPFVSPNNILVSTVNGAGAVIEIIYVFIFIILAPKKEKAKIIGLFAFVLTVFAAVVFISLFALHGNSRKLFCGLAASIFSIIMYGSPLSIMRLVIKTKSTEFMPFFLSLFVFLCGTSWFIFGLLGRDPFVAVPNGVGSALGTMQLILYFIYHDKKGATKNQTQTEEESMEMGQQQGKQSNNTNGTTQG; this is encoded by the exons ATGGAGATTGCACATTTCTTGTTTGGCATATTTG GGAATGCTTCTGCTTTGTTCCTCTTCTTGTCTCCAGT GATCACATTCAAGAGGATTATTTGCAACAAATCCACTGAAAAATTCTCGGGCGTTCCTTACGTTATGACACTCCTCAATTGTCTTCTTTCTGCTTG GTATGGGTTGCCATTTGTGTCACCCAACAATATATTGGTATCAACTGTGAATGGTGCAGGAGCAGTGATTGAAATCATTTACGTCTTCATCTTCATCATTTTGGCACCGAAGAAGGAAAAGGCCAAGATTATTGGTCTCTTCGCCTTTGTTCTTACTGTGTTCGCAGCTGTAGTTTTTATTTCCCTTTTTGCCCTTCATGGCAATTCCAGGAAACTTTTCTGTGGCTTAGCTGCCTCCATATTTTCCATAATCATGTACGGTTCACCACTCTCAATTATG AGGCTAGTGATCAAAACAAAGAGTACAGAGTTCATGCCCTTCTTCCTCTCACTGTTTGTGTTTCTATGTGGCACTTCATGGTTTATCTTTGGTCTTCTAGGCCGTGACCCTTTTGTTGCT gTACCAAATGGTGTTGGTTCTGCATTGGGGACAATGCAACTAATATTATACTTCATATACCATGACAAGAAAGGTGCTACAAAGAACCAAACTCAAACAGAGGAAGAATCCATGGAGATGGGACAACAACAAGGGAAGCAATCCAACAACACAAATGGAACTACACAAGGATAA